A stretch of the Bordetella genomosp. 8 genome encodes the following:
- a CDS encoding NAD(P)/FAD-dependent oxidoreductase: protein MRDTSDAIIVGGGPAGASCAIWLARLGLSPVLVEAAPRLGGLENDNPFRDDWIAVLPGVTGQQVAANIAQSVAAARVPALTQHRARQVARAGRGFDLVLETAGGAPARLHGRFLVIATGVRARGLPGAEPGQQWPGVLVGPGVAIQEQDYRGLSVAILGGGDNGFENYAYVRGRGAREVHLYSRTVRARSQLVAAAATPDLHVGDYVVEPNARSVNGRRYDLILVFYGWEPQAAFADGLQLERDARGYITTEPATARTSAAGVYAIGEVANRMHPCVVTSMADGVVAAKAIQAELERAG from the coding sequence ATGCGGGATACATCGGATGCCATCATTGTAGGCGGCGGCCCGGCGGGTGCCTCCTGCGCGATCTGGCTGGCCAGGCTGGGCCTGTCGCCCGTGCTGGTGGAGGCCGCGCCGCGCCTGGGCGGCCTGGAAAACGACAATCCTTTCCGGGATGACTGGATCGCCGTGCTGCCGGGCGTGACCGGGCAGCAGGTCGCCGCCAATATCGCGCAAAGCGTGGCGGCCGCCCGCGTGCCGGCATTGACCCAACATCGCGCGCGACAGGTCGCCCGCGCCGGTCGCGGCTTCGACCTCGTGCTCGAGACGGCGGGCGGGGCGCCCGCGCGGCTGCATGGCCGTTTCCTGGTCATCGCCACCGGGGTGCGGGCGCGCGGACTGCCTGGCGCGGAGCCAGGCCAGCAATGGCCCGGCGTGCTGGTCGGTCCGGGCGTGGCGATCCAGGAACAGGATTACCGCGGCCTGTCGGTGGCGATCCTGGGTGGCGGCGACAACGGCTTCGAGAACTACGCCTACGTGCGCGGTCGCGGCGCGCGGGAAGTGCATCTGTATTCGCGCACGGTGCGGGCGCGATCGCAGCTGGTCGCGGCGGCCGCCACGCCGGATCTGCACGTCGGGGACTACGTGGTGGAACCGAATGCCCGCAGCGTCAATGGCCGCCGTTACGACCTGATCCTGGTGTTCTATGGCTGGGAGCCGCAGGCCGCCTTCGCGGACGGCCTGCAGCTGGAGCGCGACGCGCGCGGCTACATCACCACCGAACCGGCGACCGCGCGCACCAGCGCCGCGGGCGTCTATGCGATCGGCGAGGTCGCCAATCGCATGCATCCCTGCGTCGTGACGTCGATGGCGGACGGCGTGGTGGCGGCCAAGGCCATACAGGCGGAGCTGGAGCGCGCGGGCTGA
- the folB gene encoding dihydroneopterin aldolase has protein sequence MPTRRIIFSRLALDARIGILEHERRATQPLHVDAEIDVDITRNVDDHDIHSVLDYRALREAIVEECTHAHVNLIETLTERVADRLMADFKDIRAVRIRISKPMAFSDCAAVGVEIYTSR, from the coding sequence ATGCCTACTCGCCGTATCATTTTTTCGCGCCTCGCCCTGGATGCCCGCATCGGCATCCTGGAGCACGAGCGCCGCGCCACGCAGCCGCTGCACGTGGACGCCGAAATCGACGTGGACATCACGCGCAACGTGGACGACCACGATATCCACAGCGTGCTGGACTACCGCGCCCTGCGCGAGGCCATCGTCGAAGAATGCACCCACGCGCACGTCAATCTGATCGAAACGCTGACTGAGCGCGTGGCGGACCGGCTGATGGCGGACTTCAAGGACATCCGGGCGGTGCGCATCCGCATCAGCAAGCCCATGGCATTTTCCGACTGCGCCGCCGTCGGCGTGGAGATCTACACGAGCCGTTGA
- the ttcA gene encoding tRNA 2-thiocytidine(32) synthetase TtcA: MNAPDTSALRFQTADPEPGTPPGTRAARDKARVDANKLAKRLARETTRAISDYNMIEAGDRVMVCMSGGKDSYGLLDILMRLRERAPFPFELIAVNLDQKQPGFPDHILPEYLRGLGVPFHIETQDTYSVVTRVIPEGKTMCSLCSRLRRGILYRVAGELGATKIALGHHRDDILGTFFLNLFYGGKIKAMPPKLVSDDGKHTVIRPLAYIPEADMAAYAEQRGFPIIPCNLCGSQENLKRKEVGRMIQEWDRKHPGRAWNVFNALANVVPSHLMDRQLFDFVGLRPTGLADANGDTAFDQEDPGSPETACGDHSGSAGAEAGREQSLSFVRFE, from the coding sequence ATGAACGCTCCCGATACCTCCGCCTTACGCTTCCAGACCGCAGACCCGGAACCCGGCACCCCGCCAGGCACGCGCGCCGCGCGGGACAAGGCCCGCGTGGACGCCAACAAGCTGGCCAAGCGGCTGGCCCGCGAAACGACGCGCGCCATCTCGGACTACAACATGATCGAAGCCGGCGACCGCGTGATGGTCTGCATGTCCGGCGGCAAGGATTCCTACGGGCTGCTGGACATCCTGATGCGGCTGCGCGAACGCGCGCCCTTTCCTTTCGAACTGATCGCGGTCAACCTGGACCAGAAGCAACCCGGCTTCCCCGACCACATCCTGCCCGAATACCTGCGCGGCCTGGGCGTGCCCTTCCATATCGAGACGCAGGACACGTATTCGGTCGTCACGCGCGTCATCCCGGAAGGCAAGACGATGTGCTCCCTGTGCTCGCGCCTGCGGCGCGGCATCCTGTATCGCGTGGCGGGCGAGCTGGGCGCCACCAAGATCGCGCTGGGGCATCACCGCGACGATATCCTGGGCACCTTTTTCCTGAACCTGTTCTACGGCGGCAAGATCAAGGCCATGCCGCCCAAGCTGGTGTCGGACGACGGCAAGCACACGGTGATCCGTCCCCTGGCCTACATACCGGAAGCCGACATGGCCGCCTACGCCGAACAGCGCGGCTTTCCCATCATTCCCTGCAACCTGTGCGGCTCGCAGGAGAATCTCAAGCGCAAGGAAGTCGGCCGCATGATCCAGGAGTGGGATCGCAAGCATCCGGGCCGGGCGTGGAATGTGTTCAATGCGCTGGCCAACGTGGTGCCGTCGCACCTGATGGATCGGCAGCTGTTCGATTTCGTGGGCTTGCGACCGACCGGACTGGCCGACGCCAACGGCGACACGGCTTTCGACCAGGAAGATCCGGGCAGCCCGGAAACCGCTTGCGGCGACCACTCGGGCAGTGCTGGCGCCGAGGCCGGCCGCGAACAGAGTTTGAGCTTCGTCCGCTTCGAATAG
- a CDS encoding UbiX family flavin prenyltransferase, whose translation MRRLVVGVTGATGSLYAIRLLQALRDVPDVETHLVVSAAGVLNIKHELDMTRAQVQALADQVYSVRDVGAALASGAFPTAGMVIVPCSIRTLAAVAHGLSDNLITRAADVTLKERRRLVMMVREAPYNLAHLRNMTAVTEMGGIIFPPLPAFYFRPGSIQEMVDQSIVRVLELFGIHVPGPTWEGAR comes from the coding sequence GTGCGCCGGCTGGTTGTCGGCGTGACGGGTGCGACCGGATCCTTGTACGCGATCCGGCTGCTGCAGGCGCTGCGCGACGTGCCGGATGTGGAAACGCATCTGGTCGTCTCGGCGGCCGGCGTTCTGAATATCAAGCACGAGCTTGACATGACCCGGGCACAGGTGCAGGCGCTGGCGGATCAGGTATATAGCGTGCGCGACGTGGGCGCCGCCCTGGCCAGCGGCGCGTTTCCCACCGCTGGCATGGTGATCGTCCCGTGCTCCATACGCACGCTGGCGGCCGTGGCCCATGGCCTGTCCGACAATCTGATCACGCGGGCGGCCGACGTCACGCTGAAGGAGCGCCGCCGTTTGGTGATGATGGTGCGCGAGGCTCCCTACAACCTTGCCCACCTGCGCAATATGACCGCGGTGACGGAGATGGGCGGAATCATCTTCCCGCCCTTGCCGGCGTTCTATTTCCGGCCGGGGTCCATCCAGGAAATGGTGGACCAGAGCATCGTGCGGGTGCTGGAACTGTTCGGCATCCACGTTCCAGGGCCGACCTGGGAAGGCGCCCGCTGA
- the grxD gene encoding Grx4 family monothiol glutaredoxin, protein MSDVQEFIRETVTQHPVVLFMKGTAQFPQCGFSGKAIQLLKSCGVKKLVTVNVLDDDEVRQGIKEFSNWPTIPQLYVGGEFVGGSDILGQMHESGELKSLLDGVGATA, encoded by the coding sequence ATGAGCGACGTTCAAGAATTCATCCGCGAGACCGTGACGCAACATCCGGTCGTGCTTTTCATGAAGGGCACGGCGCAGTTTCCGCAATGCGGCTTCTCGGGCAAGGCCATCCAGCTGCTGAAGAGCTGTGGCGTCAAGAAGCTGGTCACCGTCAATGTGCTGGACGACGACGAAGTCCGCCAGGGCATCAAGGAGTTTTCCAACTGGCCGACCATCCCGCAGCTGTACGTGGGCGGCGAATTCGTCGGCGGTTCGGACATCCTGGGCCAGATGCATGAAAGCGGCGAACTGAAGTCGCTGCTGGATGGCGTCGGAGCCACTGCATGA
- the prmC gene encoding peptide chain release factor N(5)-glutamine methyltransferase, with translation MACAKDILFASGLPRLEARMLLEHVLEKPRAWILAHDTDPLPPQAVRAFTVLAARRAAGEPMAYLVGEREFMGRMFKVTPDVLIPRPETELLVEAALEWLAGFESLSVLDLGTGSGAIAISIALARPDAAVLATDRSLKALKVAAENAIRLEAQLHFAEGNWYGALTAAQKFDVIVSNPPYIHARDPHLEQGDLRFEPRLALTDDADGLDALRAIIGGAPAHLKPGGMLWVEHGWDQAEAVRGLLAAAGLRGVDSRRDLAGIERISGGYL, from the coding sequence TTGGCCTGCGCCAAGGACATCCTGTTCGCATCGGGCCTGCCACGGCTGGAAGCCCGCATGCTGCTGGAGCACGTGCTGGAGAAGCCGCGCGCCTGGATCCTGGCGCACGATACCGACCCCCTGCCGCCGCAGGCCGTGCGCGCCTTCACCGTGCTGGCGGCCCGCCGCGCGGCCGGCGAGCCCATGGCCTACCTGGTGGGTGAGCGCGAATTCATGGGCCGCATGTTCAAGGTCACGCCCGACGTGTTGATCCCGCGGCCCGAGACGGAACTGCTGGTCGAGGCGGCCCTGGAGTGGCTGGCGGGTTTCGAGTCGCTGTCCGTGCTGGACCTGGGCACCGGCAGCGGGGCGATCGCGATATCCATCGCCCTGGCGCGGCCGGATGCCGCGGTGCTGGCCACCGATCGCAGCTTGAAGGCCCTGAAAGTGGCGGCCGAGAACGCCATCCGGCTGGAGGCGCAGCTCCATTTTGCCGAGGGCAATTGGTACGGCGCGCTGACCGCCGCGCAAAAATTCGACGTGATCGTGTCGAACCCCCCTTACATCCACGCGCGGGATCCCCATCTGGAGCAGGGAGACCTGCGTTTCGAGCCGCGACTGGCGTTGACCGACGATGCCGACGGCCTGGATGCCCTGCGCGCCATCATCGGCGGTGCGCCGGCCCACTTGAAGCCCGGCGGCATGCTGTGGGTGGAGCACGGCTGGGACCAGGCCGAGGCGGTGCGCGGCCTGCTGGCCGCGGCCGGCCTGCGCGGGGTGGACAGCCGGCGCGACCTGGCGGGCATTGAAAGGATTTCTGGGGGGTATCTGTGA
- the prfA gene encoding peptide chain release factor 1 codes for MKSSMRDRLEQLSRRLVEVDAMLAEPDTASDMDRFRKLSRERAEVEPVVTAFASYCGAEDDLATAQEMLSDPDMKSMAEDEIKVSKAKLEELDAALQRLLLPRDPDDGRSVFLEIRAGTGGDESALFSGDLLRMYSRYAERQGWRVELMSESPSELGGYKEVIVRIEGEGVYGRLKFESGAHRVQRVPATEAQGRIHTSACTVAVMPEADAVSEIVINPADLRIDTFRASGAGGQHINKTDSAVRITHIPTGLVVECQDDRSQHRNKDKAMQVLAARLKDKQQRERQSKEAAERKSLVGTGDRSERIRTYNFPQGRLTDHRINLTLYKLQQIMEGDLDELTGALIAEHQAEQLAALGEEV; via the coding sequence ATGAAATCTTCCATGCGTGACCGGCTGGAGCAGTTGTCCCGCCGCCTGGTCGAAGTGGATGCCATGCTGGCCGAACCCGATACCGCGTCCGACATGGACCGCTTCCGCAAACTGTCGCGCGAGCGCGCCGAAGTCGAGCCCGTGGTCACCGCTTTTGCGTCCTATTGCGGCGCGGAAGACGATCTGGCGACCGCCCAGGAAATGCTCTCCGATCCCGACATGAAAAGCATGGCGGAAGACGAAATCAAGGTCTCCAAGGCCAAGCTGGAAGAGCTGGACGCCGCCTTGCAGCGCCTGCTGCTGCCGCGCGATCCCGATGACGGCCGCAGCGTGTTCCTGGAAATCCGCGCCGGCACGGGGGGCGACGAAAGCGCGCTGTTCTCCGGCGACCTGCTGCGCATGTACTCGCGCTATGCCGAACGCCAGGGCTGGCGGGTGGAACTGATGTCCGAAAGTCCCTCCGAGCTGGGCGGATACAAGGAAGTCATCGTCCGCATCGAAGGCGAGGGCGTGTACGGTCGGCTGAAGTTCGAATCCGGCGCGCACCGGGTGCAGCGCGTGCCGGCCACGGAAGCGCAAGGCCGCATCCATACGTCTGCCTGCACGGTGGCCGTCATGCCGGAAGCCGACGCGGTGAGCGAGATCGTCATCAACCCGGCCGACCTGCGCATCGACACCTTCCGGGCCAGCGGCGCCGGCGGTCAGCACATCAACAAAACCGATTCGGCGGTGCGTATCACGCACATCCCGACCGGCCTGGTGGTGGAATGCCAGGACGATCGTTCGCAGCACCGCAACAAGGACAAGGCCATGCAGGTGCTGGCCGCGCGCCTGAAGGACAAGCAGCAGCGCGAAAGGCAGAGCAAGGAAGCGGCCGAACGCAAGAGCCTGGTGGGCACCGGCGACCGGTCGGAACGCATCCGCACCTACAACTTTCCGCAGGGCCGCCTGACCGACCACCGTATCAACCTGACGCTGTACAAGCTGCAGCAGATCATGGAAGGCGACCTGGACGAACTGACCGGCGCCCTGATCGCCGAACACCAGGCCGAGCAACTGGCCGCCCTGGGCGAAGAGGTCTGA